In Thermococcus thioreducens, a genomic segment contains:
- a CDS encoding ABC transporter substrate-binding protein: protein MKKTALLLMLLLFGAVIAAGCIGGNETPSSTSQPSSPTETSTTTPQTSSLQTSTEAEKPLYPVTVTDFANRTVTIEKEPLRVVTLAPSITEDLYYLGLFDRVVGVTDYDDFPPEVANVTRVGGYGKYANLEVIASLNPDLILVDSYSTPILSDLERIAPVVVVDPHSLRDIPKALELLGEVFNVPGNAQKAVAEFHAKINATGSAVTGKPKLKVFYVVWSNPLMTAGGDTFISDVISLAGGENVFKDTSGWPTVSMEQVLERDPDVIILTPHCGMTVQDVYKSILANTKAAREGRVYVIENENDLIHPSPRVVNGLETIAKLLHPDAFRVSYPLTITDFAGRQVTIEKEPERIVSLAPSITETLFYIGAGDKLVGVTKWADFPPAVENITRVGGYGQYANLEIIASLNPDLIIADGFSMSILNELEKIAPVVIVDPKNMSGIYRKIELLGEITNREEAARAVIAEMKAKVNYITSTVAGTSRPKVLFITWWNPLYVPGSGTFQDDLIRLAGGENIFSDMNGWAQVSLEQVLERNPDVIILSAHAGITAEELCNTPLINTNAFKNGMVFTISDDNLVSRPGPRIVHGLEEIAEYLHPDAFNYQPQPLVCNATAETGG from the coding sequence ATGAAAAAGACGGCCCTATTACTGATGCTTCTGCTGTTCGGCGCGGTTATAGCAGCTGGATGCATAGGCGGTAACGAGACCCCCTCAAGCACATCCCAGCCATCAAGTCCTACTGAGACATCCACCACTACCCCACAGACATCATCTCTCCAGACATCCACAGAAGCCGAAAAACCGCTTTACCCGGTAACTGTTACAGACTTCGCCAACAGGACTGTAACCATAGAAAAAGAGCCCCTGAGGGTTGTAACTCTAGCCCCAAGCATTACAGAGGACCTCTATTACCTCGGCCTTTTCGACAGGGTCGTCGGGGTTACCGATTACGACGACTTTCCACCCGAGGTCGCCAACGTCACCAGGGTAGGCGGCTACGGAAAGTATGCGAACCTGGAGGTAATTGCTTCCCTCAACCCGGACCTTATACTCGTTGACAGCTATTCAACGCCAATTCTCAGCGACCTTGAAAGGATAGCCCCCGTGGTTGTCGTTGATCCGCACAGCCTTAGAGACATACCGAAGGCGCTTGAACTCCTCGGAGAAGTCTTTAACGTTCCCGGAAACGCTCAGAAGGCAGTAGCAGAATTCCATGCAAAGATAAACGCCACCGGCTCTGCCGTTACCGGTAAACCAAAACTCAAGGTGTTCTACGTCGTCTGGAGCAATCCCCTCATGACCGCTGGAGGGGACACCTTCATCAGCGACGTTATCAGCCTTGCGGGGGGAGAGAACGTCTTTAAAGACACAAGCGGCTGGCCGACCGTAAGCATGGAGCAGGTTCTTGAGAGAGACCCGGACGTCATAATCCTTACCCCGCACTGCGGCATGACAGTCCAGGACGTTTACAAGAGCATTCTGGCAAATACAAAAGCCGCCAGGGAGGGTAGGGTGTACGTTATCGAGAACGAAAACGACCTCATACACCCGAGTCCGCGCGTTGTAAACGGTCTGGAAACAATCGCTAAGTTGCTCCACCCCGATGCCTTCCGTGTGAGCTACCCCCTCACCATAACCGACTTCGCCGGGAGGCAGGTTACCATCGAGAAGGAACCTGAAAGGATAGTTTCCCTCGCACCCAGCATAACCGAGACCCTGTTCTACATAGGTGCAGGGGACAAGCTGGTTGGCGTCACAAAGTGGGCCGACTTTCCTCCGGCTGTTGAGAACATCACAAGGGTAGGCGGCTATGGGCAGTATGCGAACCTTGAGATAATAGCGTCCCTGAATCCCGATCTTATAATCGCGGACGGCTTCTCGATGTCCATACTGAACGAGCTTGAAAAAATAGCCCCGGTAGTCATAGTAGACCCCAAGAATATGAGCGGGATTTACAGGAAGATAGAACTCCTGGGAGAAATAACCAACCGCGAAGAAGCTGCCAGGGCAGTAATAGCCGAGATGAAGGCAAAAGTTAACTACATTACCTCAACGGTGGCCGGAACATCCAGGCCAAAGGTGCTCTTCATAACCTGGTGGAACCCGCTTTACGTCCCAGGTAGCGGCACTTTCCAGGATGACCTGATCAGACTTGCCGGTGGTGAGAACATATTCTCCGACATGAACGGCTGGGCCCAGGTAAGCCTGGAACAGGTTCTTGAGAGGAACCCCGACGTAATAATACTGTCCGCCCACGCAGGCATTACCGCAGAGGAGCTCTGCAACACACCTCTTATCAACACGAATGCCTTCAAGAACGGCATGGTCTTTACTATCAGCGACGACAACCTCGTCTCAAGGCCAGGACCGAGAATCGTGCACGGGCTGGAAGAGATTGCAGAGTACCTGCACCCCGATGCTTTCAACTATCAGCCACAACCTCTGGTATGCAACGCAACGGCCGAGACAGGGGGTTGA
- the hydB gene encoding NADPH-dependent hydrogenase/sulfhydrogenase 1 subunit beta: protein MRYVKLPKENTYAFLERLKEWGKLYAPVKISEKFYDFREIDDVKKVEFHYNRTIMPPKKFFFLPREKLFEFNIRKAEYREVVEEVEPFVLFGLHACDIFGLKILDTIYLDELPDKYYKVRREKGIIIGISCMPDEYCFCNLRETDFADDGFDLFLHELPDGWLVRVGTPTGHRIVDKNIKLFEEVSTEDICNFREFENKRSKAFKYHEDWSNLRYLLELEMEHPMWEEQAAICLACGNCNTTCPTCRCYEVQDIVNLDGNTGYRERRWDSCQLRSHGLVAGNHNFRPTKKSRFMNRYLCKNSYNEKLGISYCVGCGRCTYFCPAGISFVKNLRTIMGLEEKSCPSEISEEIPKRGFAYATEIRGEDI, encoded by the coding sequence TTGAGATATGTTAAGCTCCCGAAGGAGAACACCTATGCCTTCCTTGAAAGGCTCAAGGAGTGGGGTAAGCTCTACGCCCCGGTGAAAATCTCCGAAAAGTTCTACGACTTCAGGGAAATAGACGACGTCAAAAAGGTCGAATTCCACTACAACAGGACGATAATGCCGCCGAAGAAGTTCTTCTTCCTGCCGAGGGAGAAGCTCTTTGAGTTCAACATCAGGAAGGCGGAGTACAGGGAGGTTGTTGAAGAGGTCGAGCCCTTCGTGCTCTTCGGCCTTCATGCCTGCGACATCTTCGGCCTCAAGATACTCGACACCATCTACCTCGACGAGCTCCCGGACAAGTACTACAAGGTTCGCAGAGAGAAGGGCATCATCATAGGCATCAGCTGCATGCCGGACGAGTACTGCTTCTGCAACCTCCGTGAGACGGATTTTGCCGACGACGGCTTCGACCTCTTCCTCCACGAGCTCCCGGACGGCTGGCTCGTAAGGGTCGGCACGCCAACAGGCCACAGGATAGTTGACAAGAACATCAAGCTCTTTGAGGAAGTCAGCACGGAGGACATCTGCAACTTCCGTGAATTCGAGAACAAGCGCTCAAAGGCATTCAAGTACCACGAGGACTGGAGCAACCTTAGGTATCTCCTTGAGCTTGAGATGGAGCACCCGATGTGGGAAGAGCAGGCCGCCATCTGTCTCGCCTGCGGCAACTGCAACACCACCTGCCCGACCTGCCGCTGCTACGAAGTCCAGGACATAGTCAACCTTGACGGGAACACCGGCTACCGTGAGAGGCGCTGGGACTCCTGCCAGCTCAGGAGCCACGGTCTCGTTGCGGGAAACCACAACTTCAGGCCGACCAAGAAGAGCCGCTTCATGAACCGCTACCTCTGCAAGAACTCCTACAACGAGAAGCTCGGCATAAGCTACTGCGTCGGCTGCGGCAGGTGTACCTACTTCTGCCCCGCTGGCATAAGCTTTGTGAAGAACCTGCGCACGATCATGGGGCTTGAGGAGAAGTCATGTCCTTCGGAGATAAGTGAGGAGATTCCAAAGAGGGGCTTCGCCTATGCCACCGAGATAAGGGGTGAGGACATATGA
- the hydG gene encoding NADPH-dependent hydrogenase/sulfhydrogenase 1 subunit gamma has translation MSEVVPREIMMPDENPYALHRAKVLKVYQLTEKEKLFLFRFEDPVLAEKWTFRPGQFVQLTIPGVGEVPISICSSAMRRGFFELCIRKAGRVTTVVHRLKPGDTVLVRGPYGNGFPVDDWEGMDLLLIAAGLGTAPLRSVFLYAMDNRWKYGNITFINTARYGKDLLFYKELEAMKDLAEAENVKIIQSVTRDPDWPGRHGRPQNFIVEANTNPKKTAVAICGPPRMYKAVFESLINYGYRPENIFVTLERKMKCGIGKCGHCNVGTSTSWKYICKDGPVFTYFDIVSTPGLLD, from the coding sequence ATGAGCGAGGTAGTTCCCAGAGAGATTATGATGCCCGATGAGAATCCCTATGCACTCCACAGGGCAAAGGTCCTCAAGGTTTATCAGCTCACAGAGAAGGAGAAGCTATTCCTCTTCAGATTCGAGGATCCGGTATTAGCAGAAAAGTGGACTTTCCGTCCAGGACAGTTCGTCCAGCTCACAATACCCGGCGTCGGCGAGGTTCCGATAAGTATCTGCTCCTCCGCCATGAGGAGGGGCTTCTTTGAGCTGTGCATCAGGAAAGCTGGAAGGGTAACAACCGTCGTCCACAGGCTCAAGCCGGGGGACACCGTTCTAGTGAGGGGCCCCTACGGAAACGGCTTTCCGGTTGATGACTGGGAGGGTATGGACTTGCTCCTCATAGCCGCCGGATTGGGGACGGCACCGCTCAGGAGCGTATTCCTATACGCCATGGACAACCGCTGGAAGTACGGCAACATAACCTTCATCAACACCGCCCGCTACGGAAAGGATCTCCTGTTCTACAAGGAGCTGGAGGCTATGAAGGATCTGGCAGAGGCAGAAAACGTCAAAATAATCCAGAGTGTCACGAGGGATCCAGACTGGCCTGGGAGGCACGGAAGGCCTCAGAACTTCATCGTTGAGGCGAACACCAACCCGAAGAAGACCGCGGTGGCAATATGCGGCCCGCCGAGGATGTACAAAGCCGTCTTTGAGTCGCTCATAAACTATGGTTACAGGCCGGAGAACATATTCGTCACCCTGGAGAGAAAGATGAAGTGCGGGATAGGCAAGTGCGGCCACTGCAACGTCGGAACGAGCACCAGCTGGAAGTACATCTGCAAGGACGGCCCGGTCTTCACGTACTTCGACATAGTATCAACACCGGGACTGCTCGACTGA
- a CDS encoding DUF120 domain-containing protein — MKRIQMLILLARKGALGRKIKITLRELANELGISPQSVLRLFEEMEEEGLIEKDVLGRKTYVEISTEGLAFLESLCDAISEALYNGIIIGEVISGIGEGAYYVRQYSHLIREYLGFDPYPGTLNVRVLFPKTVFDAFCGVRPVILPGFSKEGRTFGDVKAYRVQIGDVEGAIVIPSRTVHPPKIAEIVAPVYLREKLGLKDGSRVTVKVVRG; from the coding sequence ATGAAAAGGATTCAAATGCTTATACTGCTCGCCCGGAAAGGCGCGCTTGGCAGAAAGATAAAGATAACCCTGAGAGAGCTCGCCAACGAGCTGGGTATCTCCCCACAGTCAGTTCTCCGGCTCTTTGAGGAGATGGAAGAGGAGGGACTAATAGAAAAGGACGTGCTCGGGAGAAAGACCTACGTTGAAATAAGTACCGAAGGGCTGGCATTTCTAGAAAGCCTCTGTGATGCTATCTCTGAGGCCCTCTACAACGGTATAATAATCGGTGAGGTCATATCAGGAATCGGAGAGGGGGCATACTATGTCAGACAGTATTCTCACCTGATAAGGGAGTATCTTGGCTTCGATCCGTATCCCGGGACATTAAACGTCCGTGTGCTGTTTCCAAAGACTGTCTTTGATGCGTTTTGTGGCGTTAGGCCTGTAATTCTGCCCGGATTCTCAAAGGAGGGGCGGACATTTGGCGATGTTAAAGCCTACCGCGTCCAGATAGGTGATGTTGAGGGAGCAATAGTCATACCCTCCCGAACCGTTCACCCACCGAAAATAGCTGAGATAGTTGCCCCTGTGTACCTCAGGGAGAAGCTGGGGCTCAAGGACGGGAGCAGAGTAACCGTTAAGGTTGTGAGAGGATGA
- the hydA gene encoding NADPH-dependent hydrogenase/sulfhydrogenase 1 subunit alpha, giving the protein MKNLYLPITVDHIARVEGKGGVEIIVGDEGVQEVRINIIEGPRFFEAITIGKKLDEALAVYPRICSFCSAAHKLTALEAAEKAIDFTPREEIQALREVLYIGDMIESHALHLYLLVLPDYLGYSNPLKMVEEYKKEIGIALELKNLGSWMMDELGSRAIHQENAVLGGFGKLPDKATLELMKKRLSEALPKAEYTFELFAKLEQYEEVEGPIIHMAVKPRGDVYGIYGDAISVSDGFEFPSEDYKMHMVERVVEHSFAKHSFYNGERPFMTGAISRVVNHADKLYGRAKELYESHRDLLRPTNPFANNLAQALELVYFTEKAIDLIDEALAKWPVRPRDEVEIRDGFGVSTTEAPRGILVYAIEVKDGRVAYADIITPTAFNLAMMEQHVRMMAEKHYNDDPERLKLLAEMVVRAYDPCISCSVHVARL; this is encoded by the coding sequence ATGAAGAACCTTTACCTTCCAATCACGGTTGACCACATAGCGAGGGTTGAAGGGAAGGGAGGCGTAGAAATCATAGTGGGCGACGAGGGAGTACAGGAAGTCAGGATCAACATCATCGAGGGGCCAAGGTTCTTTGAGGCCATAACCATTGGCAAGAAGCTCGACGAGGCTCTGGCGGTTTACCCGAGAATATGCTCCTTCTGTTCCGCGGCGCACAAGCTCACGGCGCTGGAGGCGGCGGAGAAGGCCATCGATTTCACTCCCCGCGAAGAGATTCAGGCCCTGAGAGAGGTGCTCTACATAGGCGACATGATAGAGAGCCACGCGCTCCACCTGTACCTCCTGGTTTTGCCGGACTACTTAGGATACTCCAACCCCCTCAAGATGGTGGAAGAGTACAAGAAGGAGATAGGCATCGCACTGGAGCTCAAGAACCTCGGAAGCTGGATGATGGACGAGCTTGGAAGCAGGGCGATACATCAGGAGAACGCGGTACTCGGAGGCTTTGGAAAACTTCCGGACAAGGCCACCCTTGAGCTCATGAAGAAGCGCCTCAGCGAGGCACTCCCGAAGGCCGAGTATACCTTCGAACTCTTCGCAAAGCTTGAACAGTACGAGGAGGTTGAAGGGCCGATAATCCACATGGCTGTGAAGCCAAGGGGGGACGTCTACGGCATATACGGCGACGCCATAAGCGTCAGCGACGGCTTCGAGTTCCCGAGCGAGGACTACAAGATGCATATGGTCGAGCGCGTTGTGGAGCACAGCTTCGCCAAGCACAGCTTCTACAACGGCGAAAGGCCCTTCATGACCGGAGCCATATCCCGCGTCGTCAACCACGCTGACAAGCTCTATGGAAGGGCGAAAGAGCTCTACGAGAGCCACAGGGATCTGCTCAGGCCGACCAACCCCTTCGCCAACAACCTCGCCCAGGCCCTTGAGCTGGTTTACTTCACCGAAAAGGCGATTGACCTCATAGACGAGGCACTCGCGAAGTGGCCGGTAAGACCGAGGGACGAGGTTGAGATAAGGGACGGCTTCGGCGTCTCAACGACGGAGGCACCGCGCGGAATCCTCGTCTATGCCATTGAGGTCAAAGACGGAAGGGTAGCTTACGCCGACATCATAACCCCAACGGCGTTCAACCTCGCCATGATGGAGCAGCACGTCAGGATGATGGCCGAGA
- the hydD gene encoding NADPH-dependent hydrogenase/sulfhydrogenase 1 subunit delta, protein MENGKVRIGFYALTSCYGCQLQFAMMDEILQLIPNAEIVCWYMIERDSYEDEPVDIAFIEGSVSTEEEAELVKKIRENAKIVVAVGACATQGGVQSWDQNKSLEELWKAVYGDAKVKFQPKPAKPVEEYIKVDYRLYGCPPEKRDFLYAIGTFLVGSWPEDIDYPVCVECRLKGNSCILIEKGEPCLGPLTRAGCDARCPGFNVACIGCRGAIGYDVAWFDSLAKTFKNKGYTKEEIIERMKIFNGHNPKVEEMVEAAFREVEE, encoded by the coding sequence ATGGAGAACGGAAAAGTTCGCATCGGATTTTATGCTCTCACCTCATGCTACGGCTGCCAGCTCCAGTTCGCCATGATGGACGAGATACTCCAGCTCATCCCGAACGCTGAGATAGTGTGCTGGTACATGATAGAGAGGGATTCCTACGAGGACGAGCCAGTCGATATCGCCTTCATCGAGGGAAGCGTCTCCACCGAGGAGGAGGCCGAGCTCGTAAAGAAGATACGCGAGAACGCGAAGATAGTGGTCGCGGTTGGAGCCTGTGCGACCCAGGGAGGAGTGCAGAGCTGGGATCAGAACAAGAGCCTGGAGGAGCTGTGGAAGGCTGTCTACGGCGATGCAAAGGTCAAGTTCCAGCCCAAGCCTGCGAAGCCAGTCGAGGAGTACATCAAGGTTGACTACCGCCTCTACGGATGTCCGCCGGAAAAGCGCGACTTCCTCTACGCGATAGGCACCTTCCTAGTGGGCTCATGGCCGGAGGACATAGACTATCCTGTCTGCGTCGAGTGCAGGCTGAAGGGCAACAGCTGCATACTCATCGAGAAGGGCGAGCCGTGCCTCGGCCCGCTCACGAGGGCCGGCTGTGATGCAAGATGTCCGGGCTTCAACGTGGCATGCATCGGGTGCAGGGGGGCCATAGGCTACGATGTTGCCTGGTTTGACTCGCTGGCAAAGACCTTCAAGAACAAGGGCTACACCAAGGAGGAGATCATCGAGAGGATGAAGATCTTCAACGGTCACAACCCCAAAGTTGAGGAAATGGTGGAGGCCGCTTTCAGGGAGGTGGAAGAATGA
- a CDS encoding endonuclease V, which yields MDKKLRKIGELQRKLARRIVERPVEAERIKTVGAVDVSYGNTARAAFVLCSFPDCRILKTRVIEMRVAFPYIPTFFFLRETRPVLLAVGGESFDVLLVEGHGRAHPRGYGLASHIGLLLGKPTIGVAKKPLKGVAEERFIKVGKAYVSVGHLIDLESAVRIVASLLEDGYPIPLKLADRLSKRGTL from the coding sequence ATGGACAAAAAGCTCAGGAAAATTGGAGAGCTCCAGCGGAAGCTTGCCCGGAGGATAGTGGAAAGACCAGTTGAGGCGGAGAGAATAAAAACCGTCGGGGCAGTCGATGTCTCCTACGGAAATACCGCCAGGGCGGCCTTTGTCCTCTGCTCCTTTCCTGACTGCAGGATCCTGAAAACCAGGGTAATCGAGATGAGAGTTGCCTTTCCCTACATCCCCACATTCTTTTTCCTGAGGGAGACAAGACCGGTGCTCTTGGCCGTTGGAGGCGAGAGCTTTGACGTCCTTCTTGTCGAGGGGCACGGGAGGGCGCATCCCCGGGGGTACGGCCTCGCTTCCCACATCGGCCTGTTGCTCGGAAAACCAACGATTGGTGTCGCCAAAAAGCCCCTGAAGGGAGTCGCGGAGGAGCGATTCATAAAGGTGGGAAAAGCTTATGTAAGCGTCGGGCACTTAATCGATTTAGAGTCTGCGGTGAGAATCGTCGCGTCTTTGCTTGAGGACGGCTATCCCATACCGTTGAAGCTCGCTGACAGGCTGTCAAAGAGGGGAACGCTATGA
- a CDS encoding DHH family phosphoesterase, protein MRVLILGGGAIGRSIADSLKGEFEIMIIEKDQLRAKALEESGFQVIHGDFSYTATLLKAGIDKAELVIITVMDVDTIKKTVYVIRTNNRDVPILTVIPDEVSLDELVSQINEDFEADVKVDYAISPRNALKDAVVRTVEMLGEKKNANLLVKKLKELKAKSDSLLIVMHDNPDPDSIASATALSVIAQTLGFKTHIVYGGEITHHENRAFVNLLGVDIRKISRGSYELKRYPFIALVDCQPNGNLTVLEGNDYEKIKILIDHHQILQHLQDLLPDDAFLDIRPEVNSSSAILAEYLRTLNISVTPVLGTALFYGIYIDTKKFSKLSHVDLKAIEFLAGKVDYELLDKIEHPDISTETAEILAKAIMNRRIYKNVVVSNVGFITNRDAIAESADFLLRLEGITTVLVFGIVDDRIEISARTRDVRVNIGKVLKEAFGDIGSGGGHAQSGGARIPLGIFKLARDKSSLLRLAEEAITEKFLEALKVKEG, encoded by the coding sequence ATGCGGGTGCTGATACTTGGAGGCGGGGCAATCGGCCGCTCAATAGCAGACTCCCTCAAAGGAGAGTTTGAGATTATGATCATTGAGAAGGATCAGCTTCGGGCAAAAGCTCTCGAAGAGAGTGGGTTCCAGGTCATTCACGGGGACTTTTCATACACCGCAACACTGCTAAAGGCGGGCATAGATAAGGCCGAGCTGGTTATAATCACTGTGATGGACGTGGATACAATAAAGAAAACAGTCTACGTAATAAGGACAAATAACAGGGACGTTCCAATTCTCACTGTCATTCCTGACGAGGTTAGTCTTGACGAACTTGTTTCGCAGATTAACGAGGATTTTGAGGCAGATGTCAAGGTTGACTATGCAATTTCACCCAGAAATGCCCTCAAGGACGCTGTGGTCAGGACGGTCGAAATGCTCGGTGAGAAGAAGAATGCCAACCTGCTTGTGAAAAAGCTCAAAGAGCTGAAGGCAAAGAGCGACTCCCTCCTCATAGTCATGCACGACAATCCCGACCCGGACTCAATAGCCAGTGCAACGGCCTTGAGCGTCATAGCCCAGACCCTTGGCTTTAAGACCCATATAGTGTACGGAGGCGAAATAACTCACCACGAAAACAGGGCGTTTGTTAACCTGCTTGGGGTTGACATAAGGAAGATTTCCCGCGGTTCCTATGAGCTCAAGCGCTATCCGTTCATAGCCCTCGTGGACTGCCAGCCCAACGGAAACCTGACGGTACTGGAGGGCAATGACTACGAAAAGATAAAGATACTGATCGACCATCACCAGATACTCCAGCACCTCCAGGATCTCCTTCCGGACGATGCTTTCCTTGACATAAGGCCGGAGGTAAACTCTTCATCAGCGATACTGGCGGAGTATCTCCGGACCCTTAACATCTCGGTCACACCCGTCCTTGGAACGGCGCTCTTCTACGGTATCTATATCGACACCAAGAAGTTCTCCAAGCTTAGTCATGTTGATTTAAAGGCGATAGAGTTCCTTGCCGGAAAGGTCGACTACGAGCTCCTTGATAAGATAGAGCACCCTGACATAAGCACCGAGACTGCTGAGATTCTTGCCAAGGCCATAATGAACCGCCGCATCTACAAGAACGTTGTCGTCAGTAACGTTGGATTCATAACGAACCGCGACGCGATAGCAGAATCGGCTGACTTCCTCCTTCGCCTTGAGGGAATAACCACTGTCCTCGTTTTCGGCATCGTTGATGACAGGATAGAGATTTCCGCAAGAACCCGTGATGTCAGGGTCAACATAGGGAAGGTCCTGAAGGAGGCCTTTGGTGACATAGGTAGTGGCGGCGGCCACGCACAGTCGGGGGGTGCGAGAATCCCGCTGGGGATCTTCAAGCTTGCCAGAGACAAGAGCTCACTGCTGAGGCTGGCAGAAGAGGCGATAACGGAGAAGTTCCTGGAGGCATTAAAAGTTAAAGAAGGCTGA
- a CDS encoding CBS domain-containing protein: MVTIPRPIDPREIRRIRKELGITQEELAEKAGVTQAYIAKLEAGKVDPRLSTFNRILQALLECKRAQLKAKDVMSSPVISVKPYELVENVIKIMNEHNISQIPVIAGNKVVGSVTERTLVRQSLEYEDIYDRKVMEVMEEPFPIVNEDEDLEVVKYLLEEHPAVLVQDREGKVAGIITRVDIFRIGKIKE; the protein is encoded by the coding sequence ATGGTGACAATCCCCCGCCCCATTGATCCCAGGGAGATAAGGCGAATTCGGAAGGAGCTCGGCATAACGCAGGAAGAGCTCGCCGAGAAGGCGGGCGTAACTCAGGCGTATATAGCCAAGCTAGAGGCGGGGAAGGTCGACCCGCGATTATCCACCTTCAACCGTATCCTGCAGGCCCTGCTCGAATGCAAGAGGGCACAGCTTAAAGCAAAGGATGTCATGTCCTCTCCCGTTATCTCGGTTAAGCCCTACGAACTAGTTGAAAACGTTATCAAGATAATGAACGAGCACAACATCTCCCAGATTCCCGTCATAGCTGGAAACAAAGTCGTCGGTTCCGTGACGGAGCGGACACTGGTCAGGCAGAGCCTTGAGTACGAGGACATCTACGACAGGAAGGTCATGGAGGTCATGGAGGAGCCTTTCCCGATAGTCAATGAGGACGAAGACCTTGAGGTCGTCAAGTACCTCCTTGAAGAGCACCCGGCGGTTCTGGTTCAGGACAGGGAAGGAAAGGTGGCCGGGATTATAACCCGCGTGGATATCTTCAGGATTGGGAAAATTAAGGAGTAA
- a CDS encoding DMT family transporter: MDGTLLGVIGALTSAFSWAASTILIKVGMRDKSPVAVNIIRLYIVSTIFAGIFLANGTFQEVFSLPPKLLVVAFVSSMFGFVVGDYFYFNALNMMGVSRTVPITSTYPLWAILWAALFLGREIGIQIILGALLVVLAIIVVRRAEERENINPWGFIFALLAPVSWSLAILTMDWLTGYMDVLTLAGLRMMLAALGISVLVPRYLPELKQVTPKEVLILTGAAITGLMVGQYLFVYSVNLVGSQIAAPVSAINPIISSALAIVLLKEPPNRKILEGLVLAVLGVILISTA; encoded by the coding sequence ATGGACGGCACACTCCTGGGAGTCATAGGGGCACTCACCTCAGCGTTTTCCTGGGCAGCCTCCACGATACTCATAAAAGTCGGGATGAGGGACAAGAGCCCCGTGGCAGTTAATATCATTCGCCTTTACATAGTTTCGACCATATTTGCCGGCATATTCCTTGCCAACGGCACCTTCCAGGAAGTGTTTTCCCTCCCCCCAAAGTTGCTCGTGGTGGCGTTTGTATCATCAATGTTCGGCTTCGTTGTGGGAGACTACTTTTACTTCAACGCCCTTAACATGATGGGTGTCTCCAGGACGGTGCCGATAACCTCGACATACCCCCTCTGGGCGATACTCTGGGCGGCCCTATTCCTTGGGAGAGAGATAGGCATCCAGATAATCCTGGGAGCCCTCCTCGTTGTCCTGGCAATAATAGTGGTTCGCAGAGCTGAGGAAAGGGAAAACATCAACCCGTGGGGCTTTATCTTTGCACTGCTTGCTCCTGTTTCATGGAGTCTGGCCATACTTACGATGGACTGGCTGACAGGATACATGGATGTGCTCACCCTGGCAGGGCTGAGAATGATGCTGGCGGCACTGGGAATTTCTGTACTCGTCCCAAGATACCTCCCAGAGCTGAAGCAGGTAACTCCAAAGGAGGTGCTCATACTGACCGGGGCCGCCATCACCGGGCTCATGGTGGGCCAGTACCTCTTTGTATACTCGGTTAACCTTGTGGGGTCTCAGATAGCCGCCCCGGTCTCGGCGATAAACCCCATAATCTCCTCCGCTCTGGCAATAGTCCTGCTGAAGGAGCCCCCGAACAGGAAGATACTGGAAGGTCTCGTTCTGGCAGTTCTTGGAGTCATACTTATCTCGACCGCATGA
- a CDS encoding PRC-barrel domain-containing protein, translating to MVMRLSRLYGKQIYNTKGYYIGYVDEILIEIDRGRARVLALGLPGEKVGVPYDRVTAIGDIILVKAKEE from the coding sequence ATGGTGATGCGTCTCTCAAGGCTCTATGGGAAGCAGATATACAACACCAAGGGTTATTACATCGGCTACGTCGATGAGATTCTAATCGAAATAGACAGAGGGCGGGCAAGGGTACTCGCTTTGGGCCTCCCCGGGGAGAAGGTAGGTGTCCCCTACGACAGGGTTACCGCGATAGGGGACATAATACTGGTAAAAGCAAAGGAGGAGTGA